A region of Ictidomys tridecemlineatus isolate mIctTri1 chromosome 4, mIctTri1.hap1, whole genome shotgun sequence DNA encodes the following proteins:
- the Izumo1r gene encoding sperm-egg fusion protein Juno, whose translation MAQWWQILLGLWTIMPTWAGHMLLNVCMNAQHHKREPGPEDELYVECIPWKDNACCTATTSWEAHLEVSPLHNFTLVHCGLLTPSCQKHFIQAICFYQCSPNLGPWIQLVGPSGQGERIVGVPLCWEDCEEWWADCRTSYTCKSNWYSSWHWSQGKNRCPAGDICHPFPHYFPTPTDLCEKIWSNSFKASPEHRNSGRCLQKWFEPAQGNPNVAVTRLLANTAPTRELAYVPIPFSLFLLFLS comes from the exons ATGGCACAGTGGTGGCAGATTCTTCTAGGATTGTGGACAATCATGCCCACCTGGGCTGGACACATGCTACTCAATGTCTGCATGAATGCCCAACACCACAAGAGAGAGCCTGGCCCAGAAGACGAGCTCTATGTAGAG TGTATCCCCTGGAAGGACAATGCCTGCTGCACAGCCACCACAAGCTGGGAAGCCCACCTTGAGGTGTCCCCACTCCACAACTTCACCTTGGTTCACTGTGGATTGTTGACCCCAAGCTGTCAGAAACACTTCATCCAGGCCATCTGCTTCTATCAGTGTTCCCCTAACCTGGGGCCCTGGATCCAGCTG gtggggcctagtgggcaGGGAGAACGCATCGTGGGGGTGCCGCTGTGCTGGGAAGACTGTGAAGAGTGGTGGGCAGACTGCCGCACTTCTTATACCTGCAAATCCAACTGGTACAGCAGCTGGCACTGGAGTCAGG GAAAGAACCGCTGCCCTGCAGGGGACATCTGTCACCCTTTCCCCCATTACTTCCCCACCCCAACTGACCTGTGTGAGAAGATTTGGAGCAACTCCTTCAAGGCAAGTCCTGAGCACAGGAACAGTGGGAGATGTCTCCAGAAGTGGTTTGAGCCTGCTCAGGGCAACCCCAACGTGGCTGTGACCCGCCTCTTGGCTAACACTGCCCCAACCCGGGAGCTTGCCTATGtccccattcccttctctctATTCCTGCTCTTCCTTTCCTGA